The sequence TGTGATGTTACACAAAAAAATTGTTACAGGCATCGGCATTACAGGCGACGGCGTTACAGGCGTCGGCGGTACAGGCGTCGGCGGTACAGGCGTCGGCGGTACAGGCGACGGCGGTACAGGCGACAGCGCCACGGGCGACAGCGCCACGGGCGACAGCGGTACGGGCGACAGAGTCACGGGCGACAGCGCCACGGGCGACAGCGGTACGGGCGACAGCGGTACGGGCGACAGCGGTACGGGCGACAGAGCCACGGGCGACAGCGCCACGGGCGACAGCGGTACGGGCGACAGCGGTACGGGCGACAGAGTCACGGGCGACAGCGGTACGGGCGACAGCGTCACAGGCGACAGCGTCACAGGCGACAGCGGTACAGGCGACAGCGGTACAGGCGACAGCGGTACAGGCGACAGAGTCACAGGCGACAGCGGTACAGGCGACAGCGGTACAGGCGACAGCGGTACAGGCGACAGCGGTACAGGCGACAGAGTCACAGGCGACAGCGGTACAGGCGACAGAGTCACAGGCGACAGCGGTACAGGCGACAGAGTCACAGGCGACAGCGGTACAGGCGACAGAGTCACAGGCGACAGCGGTACAGGCGACAGAGTCACAGGCGACAGCGGTACAGGCGACAGAGTCACAGGCGACAGCGGTACAGGCGACAGAGTCACAGGCGACAGCGGTACAGGCGACAGCGGTACAGGCGACAGCGGTACAGGCGACAGCGGTACAGGCGACAGCGGTACAGGCGACAGCGGTACAGGCGACAGAGTCACAGGCGACAGCGGTACAGGCGACAGCGGTACAGGCGACAGCGGTACAGGCGACAGAGTCACAGGCGACAGCGGTACAGGCGACAGAGTCACAGGCGACAGCGGTACAGGCGACAGAGTCACGGGCGACAGCGGTACAGGCGACAGAGTCACGGGCGACAGCGTTACGGGCGACAGCGTCACGGGCGACAGCAGTACAGGCGACAGCGGTACAGGCGACAGCGGTACAGGCGACAGCGGTACAGGCGACAGCGGTACAGGCGACAGAGGTACAGGCGACAGAGTTACCTGCGGGAGTGTTGTTGGGAACGCTCTCCAGCTCCTGCACTATGTTAATGTCCAGAAGCTCAAACGACAGCAAGTCCTAATAAacagtcaaacaaataaataaacaaaaaaagtatttgtACCAATATTGAAGTATTtaagtttttataataaaaaacagtttaGATGAAAGACTGCGATGAttcagacaaaaagaaaattatataaagGAGTAAAAACAAGCAAAGGAGCAAGAAATTAAAATCCCCCCAAAATTCcaagaaaacaatgaaaaaagcAGTAAATAAAAGAGAAGTAAATGATGGAGAAGGAAGTGATGGAGAAGGAAGTGATGGAGGATCAGATGTTACCTGAGCGGTCAGCAGATCCACAGACGGAATGTAAAACTCCTGATCACAGTCCTGGTCCACGGTGATGAGCAGCGGCTCCCGAGACGCCGTGCGGTTTTTCTCCTCCCTCTCGAGGGTCCGAGCCGATTTCTCCTACAGAGGGACAGAACCAGGAAACATCAGAGTCCAGATCAAACAAACTCCAGGTTTAATTTGagcttttatttatgtctttaatTTGCTGTAATAATCCGAGAGAAACTCTGGGTGGATTTTTAGTATCTGGAGATTTCACAAGCACTGATtggtgtttaatatttaaaatataatcaacattttattttaaaaacactttttttttttaatttattaaaagaaatattgAAGAATTCAGACTCACTGTGACTTTAACTAACAacatttcattattaaaaacagaatgaatgaatttgaatcGTTTAATTAAGCATTAAAATCTGCGTTCTATTCTACATTGGCacaaagttttggcaccctcaTCTCTAAACCGTCACCTCACACCGTCCCGTAACCAGGGATAAAATAACGATAaagaaatacattaaaattCATTCTAATGAGAGCTGATGTACTGTTGTGTGGGTTGAGGATCTGACCTGAGGAGTGACGCACGGAGACACCAGCAGGCCGTCAGCTGAGATGGCAGTCGGAGCTTCTGGGTCCACGACGATGCTGCACCAGACCCGCGGGCCGAACTGCTCTCCTCCGTGCGCCAGGCGCCAGTGTGAGGTGTAGGTGCCCTCCAGGGTGGGAGCACACAGGGCCACGCTGACTAATcccacctaacacacacacacacacacacgtcagtatTACATCACCACTCCCATTCCATCTCTCCAATTGTCTTTCACCTTTTTTGATTTAATCTACTTAAATAAAGCAGATTTAGATCCCAGAAGTGTACGATACGATACACACCTGACCGGGCTGCAGTGTGGGCACAGACACCTCCCTCCACCTCTCCCCCGAACCCACGGCCAGATTCCCCCACATGAACTTCAGCTACAAAAGAAAAGCAGGAAGTGagatttatttgtacattttacaaaaacagcacgagaagaaaaaaaaagattcgaTTTTTTACTCCATTTATAATTCTGTTTAATGGCGCGTTACATCCACGACGCGGTCGctcctgttctcacttatgtACTGCGTCACTTAGAGCCCCTACAAACAGATTACGTTAACGAGAGCAAACAAACgtgtaagaaaaataaaaccgaGAATCTGTTACAGCTTTCCGTCTGACTGCAATAAACAACTCACGCTGGAGACTCCatccataaatataaatacaacatCTTGTTTTCGATCTGTTTAAGTAAAAGCCTCCGCGTGAGAACGatctgttaccatagaaacgacaaagttttacatttctgtataaTGATACGTTTATTCGTACATCAGCTCACAACCACAAAGCGACCAGAGATCCTTCGTTTTCATCAAGGATCTACCGACGAGAGCGAACACATGCATCGTCTCTTCTGATATGACGCAGATAAACGCTGCTGGATTTTACACACAATCCAGAAAGTTTCGTTTCAGCAGGAAGGAAACCGATTTGTTGAAAGCTGGTTGCTCCGCCCACTgatattactatggcaaccgcTTGCCGACTTCAAAGTAATGTCTTaactcgtgtgtgtgttacttactTTGGTGTCTGTGTTCCAGCACATTGTGCCGCTGTTCTTCATCTTCCAGTATTTAATGAATTTGGTCCCAGGCCTCAGGCGCGATCCGTCCGGCAGATTTTCATCCAGCAGCAGCGCCGTCATGGCAGGGACAGCTAGAGGACACGGACGCTTCGGACGCCTGAGGACACAGAACCACGACAACAAGGTAAACCTCCGACCTCCGTACACTGTGACACAGTACAGCTCCACGTACTACGATGGGATTTTGTACGGTTCTGTAACCAGatattataatgtatgtatgtaacaAGGTGCACTCTGGGATGTCAGCGTGTGGCTCTCGGTAATTAGATCAGATTATTACGTGTCTATAATCAGACATTATGGGTCATGCAGCTAGACGCACTCGGGGCTGTTGGCCTGCGTGGCTCTCGGTTGCAGAAGCACAGGGGAGGAGTTTCCGTCTCCCGCACAGCCCCACTGCAGACTCCTCCTCTCCATCCTCAGCTGCTTCCTGATCTCCTTCACCTCTGCCTTCAGCTGTCGCTTCTCCGCCTTCAAGCGCTGTTTCTCGGCCTTGCGAAAGCTTCGGTCTCCTCGTCTGTAGAACCTAAAAATAGATttacaggaaataaaacagGGCTGAATTAATGTGTTACTGCATTGTTAAAGAAAGGAgcaacatctcacacacacaaacacaatcacacaaacaatcactcagacagacatacaaacacacccacacacagacagacagacagacatacacacacacacacacacacacacaatcacacagacacacacagacagacagacatacacacacatacagacagacagacagacatacacagacacacacacagacagacagagacagacacacacacacacagagacacacacacacagagacacacgcacgcacacagagacacacgcacgcacacagacacacgcacgcacacagacacacgcacgcacacagacacacgcacgcacacagacacacgcacgcacacagacacacgcacgcacacagacacacgcacgcacacagacacacgcacgcacacagacacacgcacgcacacagacacacgcacgcacacagacacacgcacgcacacagacacacgcacgcacacagacacacgcacgcacacagacacacgcacgcacacagacacacgcacacagacagacagacatacacagacacacacacacagacagagacagacacacacagacacacacacacacacacagacacacacacacacacacacagagacacacacacacacagagacagacagacagacacagatacagacagacagacagacagacagacagacagacagacagacagacagacagacagacacagaaagacacgcacacagaaagacacgcacacagaaagacacgcacacagaaagacacgcacacagaaagacacgcacacagacacacgcacacagacacacgcacacagacacacgcacacagacacgcgcacacagacacgcgcacacagacacgcgcacacagacacgcgcacacagacacgcgcacacagacacgcgcacacagacacgcgcacacagacacgcgcacacagacacgcgcacacagacacgcgcacacagacacgcgcacacagacacgcgcacacagacacgcgcacacagacacgcgcacacagacacgcgcacacagacacgcgcacacagacacgcgcacacagacacgcgcacacagacacgcgcacacagacacgcgcacacagacacgcgcacacagacacgcgcacacagacagacatgcacacacacgcacacagacagacagacatgcacacacacgcacacagacacacgcacacagacacacgcacacagatacagacagacagacacacacagacagacatgcacacacatgcacacacacgcacacagacacactcacacagacacacgcacacagacacacgcacacagacacacgcacacagacacacgcacacagacacacgcacacagacacacacagaaagacagacatgcacacacatgcacacacatgcacacacatgcacacacatgcacacacatgcacacacatgcacacacatgcacacacatgcacacacatgcacacacatgcacacacatgcacacacatgcacacagagacacacccacgcacgcgcacaaacacatacacgcatgcgtgcacacacaaaaGGAGATAAAGGACACTCACCTGCTCTGATCCGGAGCTGGAGATCCGCGCTCTGGGATGGAGAGAGGTGTTCGAGCTCTCACCAGGTTGTGGCTCGGGTCGTGTGAGAAGCTACACGGCTCACACAAGGTGCAGGACGTGCAGACGCTGCGCAAACATAACCACGGCAACACGAACGGTCAGTAAAGAGAACTGCATTCATCCGTTCACTACAAGAAGCTTCTCTCCAGCCGTCTCACCTGCACTGGTATCCACCACCGGCCGTCTGTCCTCTGCAGCTGCTGCAGGCCGGAGCCGAGCTCGGAGCACCAGGCAGCGTGGACGAGGAAACCTCAGAGACCTGAGCCTCGGCTCCCAGGGGTTTATGGATGCAGCACTGGCCTGAAAACTCCCTGCAGATCTTCTCCACAGCTTCACGAACCACCTGGTCCTTAAACTGAACACATCGTTtagcatcattattattatttatcgcATTTTACAAGCACAGTTTTGAGCTCAATCAACCATCAGGATTATGAAAGGTTTACAGACCGTTTTCTTTGTgcagaagaagatgatgaagaagacaaaaaatatatatatatgtcaataAATAAAGCTTCTGTGATAATACCGTAATCTCACATGTCCACagatgtaaagaaataaaaaaaagagataactaatgaaatagaaatgtcgataaaaaggaattaaattaaatctacgTTCTAAGAAATTCCATAAAATATATAACGCTCACCGtttcctgaataaaaatgatttttcttAGATTTCTTTACCGCATCCACAGTAATCTCATGTATTCAAGAAATAAATCTagaaaaaactagaaaaaaatctaaataattaataaaaaaaagcatgcagAATCTTTCAGATTTCTCTAAATTACAGACAGTTCTTACTTTTCCAAAAAAGATAGatgttattaaaatatacaaacaagaTTAGTTTTCAAAAGAATGAAGTAAAATCAGATTCACTTGttattttgaattaaaatcaaacaaacgaGTTAAAGGTGAGGCCtgcgttgtttgagaaatgcttcagaaaaccgagtcgggacgacaaacaaaacaaacgtgtagccaatgagcagaaaggggcggggcttgtcgatatgggcggagagagtgttcagtgcgcatgtgtgacattagcagaaagcggttttaacatggacatggaggataaaaacaaagaaagaaagagaagaaagacttacgataaggacaagaagtaggacgtgttaatataggatcagctttccagcgctggagagaactgaaggagcaggaagtcggccacatattcacaggttggagtttcccgagtcaataactcctgagctaaacgctgttactacacaaataacacctcttttctatcgtagtaatgtagagaggcagctacaaccgcgttttgtgtagtaacagcgtttagctcaggagttatcgactcgggaaactccgacctgtgaatatgtggccgactttacttaagacgccgaggcgcttttttccttctcgataggtgagtaacgttggttttgctttgttacacagaactaatatatgcctttgtcctttacatcattatgcttgtgtggcatttttgcttgtttgtttatctacaatcgtattgttcttcccttcagctatgataaagacacgtttctttccgttagtcacctgggttacgtatgtacgtgtgggcggagctatcgatacaggggtgggacccgtttggtttaggggcgtgtttgttttggtgattttatgtcaacattggctttcaaacaacagagaccccacctttaataataaaaaaaattgttaataataaaaaaattttaaaaagtcaGAATCTAAGTGAAAAAATAGATTAAACTCTGAGCAGGAAAacacgattaaaaaaaaggacaaatctTCCACAAACTATAATTAAATTCCTCTCCTTTTGTGAACAGATCGAGTGGAAGATAATAAGACCTTCTTACCTTCTCCATGTAGGAGGTGAACCAGGCTGGAGGCGTCTTATCCTCCGCTTTACTGTTCTTCAGCTCATTAAGTGTCACCTTCACAATATTACAAATTACAATGTCAGACATTATcatgttgccatgacaacagaGGAAATAAATCGGTTCGATGCCGCAACGTTCACATCAAAGAGAAACGAACAGAATAAACAGCTTCGGTTTATAAGAACGGAAAACACTGGCTGTGTAAAAGGTTGTGTGCGTTTGTGGACTGAATTAAAAGAGATCCCGACCGGTTCTGTATATTCTGTCGTGTGGAAATCCTGACTGACCGGAGAGAGAAAACACGTAACtacttaaacaaaaataaattaattcaaaaaataaatataaataaatatatatataaatatataaataaataaataaaaatacttaaaattttttgagaaaaaaaaaagaaaagaaaaaaataacctcTGAGTCTCAGAGACGGTTTCCGTGGAAACGATGCTTTTTCACATTAGGATTTCTTATTAAACCCTGCTCGTGTACATCAGACTGAATGTCTCGACTCACCGCCTGTGCCAGACTCGGGCAGTGCTGCGGAGGTCGGAATCCTTTCTTCGGCTCTGTCAGGCTTCCGGATTTCACCTGGGACAAACCCGGGCCTGGGACGGGACCAGGAACTCGTCCGGTCGTCCCTCTGCTCTCGTACACGTTCATCTGCAGCCTGTTGCCCTGCCGTGCTGCTCTCTGAGGACAGCAACGATACACCTTCAGTCAGTCGGACAGTCGATGCCTTACTGAGATAAAACGAGTCTCAAACGAGACGTAATTAAAAAT is a genomic window of Tachysurus fulvidraco isolate hzauxx_2018 chromosome 15, HZAU_PFXX_2.0, whole genome shotgun sequence containing:
- the nbr1b gene encoding next to BRCA1 gene 1 protein isoform X3 gives rise to the protein MDTYINLKVNFRGNTKSFLLSGSETKSWESMEATVKRSFGLCSLQLTYFDEENEEVSVNSQLEYEEALKRAARQGNRLQMNVYESRGTTGRVPGPVPGPGLSQVKSGSLTEPKKGFRPPQHCPSLAQAVTLNELKNSKAEDKTPPAWFTSYMEKKTFKDQVVREAVEKICREFSGQCCIHKPLGAEAQVSEVSSSTLPGAPSSAPACSSCRGQTAGGGYQCSVCTSCTLCEPCSFSHDPSHNLVRARTPLSIPERGSPAPDQSRFYRRGDRSFRKAEKQRLKAEKRQLKAEVKEIRKQLRMERRSLQWGCAGDGNSSPVLLQPRATQANSPERPKRPCPLAVPAMTALLLDENLPDGSRLRPGTKFIKYWKMKNSGTMCWNTDTKLKFMWGNLAVGSGERWREVSVPTLQPGQVGLVSVALCAPTLEGTYTSHWRLAHGGEQFGPRVWCSIVVDPEAPTAISADGLLVSPCVTPQEKSARTLEREEKNRTASREPLLITVDQDCDQEFYIPSVDLLTAQDLLSFELLDINIVQELESVPNNTPADITPCISPLPHDALLQDKTPPGLQQEEAGGETQAVTSILAVAQTPELEGVPAQEKGEEDVIGRQFVSESVIRSLTLGGVLDRSILHGRVTSTDEGNESDIERIVMDPAAGAEHFEEEEESEEKRKKTKLEKEKKKARDAEEGKEGRSRTSSASSEDYIIILPDCFDTTRPLGESMYSSAVSQQGDESLERVSADANDMLCVSQTLDSVPLTPVIVAAPRPSARSRSETEEKLEAAETPQEEELNQPGGKEGAEPEDHDSVSSPSDTPSSCTAADSEIQELKANSITGGLVKGALSVAASAYKALFTGQSGPEQLPEEAATQDAMMAVLVEMGFADRALNQRLLQKHGPNLLDVVNELVHMQDNDWYTNRY